The genomic DNA atacataaaaaagaaataatttttaaaagaaaattttcttataactacatgatttatatatgacatgacatggtatttttgtattttcatgataaggcatgagtacaaaaataaaacatgatgtcatggcatataatgggcaaataatcatggctaagtttagcataaataaaatacctagattacctatctaagtatccttaatcttagctaatcctaaaacttaaaccctagattgcccaaagtgcttcaagagagtgccaaaacctaaatgggcatttctaattctcttgattaatttatgccaattgaaattaagcttattcctcaaatgttggcatatttcattttcccacaagagtaacactttaaattaaggctcaaattgcctttaatttcctaagaacatacaaaaatcccaacttggtaggtcttatgattttccaatatgtgccattttaaaataaaaccaaaacttctcaaatttggcacattttactctttcaaggagtaaatcataaatccatttcattttcaaaagttgataataaccttgaaaatgctccttgagtgtcaatttcttcaaagttgggtttactacccttcttcttacagttgacactctctaacccatctatggggtagagaagatgctcctaggaacccaaaacctattggtgctccttggatgctctaggtattcactagggataacttccctagataccttcctagtgaccttgtttggcttcttagaagccttggtcaccttttctaagtCAAccttagggattgcttcccttgtgaccttgttagtgactttcttagccttcttagaggtcttagtcacgtttgtcgttgcaaagatacttctagggataacttcccttgtatccttgacttgacctctagacttagggttagttccataggtatatggaaccctatggtaagtaggtacatcctttttgattttaggtttgtatcccaaacctctatggcccttggatgacccttgtagcactcctaaacctaggttttgctcattttgcccttttaggatattttccatcctttttagggtcttttctattttatcaagtcttgacctcaagacttgattttcttcccataaatccctagatttaggttttctatttaatctttgaacatttttatttctaggcttatagttattgaccttagtgttcttgcctagatttttatctacattcctagccctaggtgtagtggttttagcatgaaaagctacatgattttctttaactttatcatgcctcctattttcatggtaaatagcattaaaatgatataggttagtactagcatgctctttaccataatttaaactcaataaaagttacctttctttttaccttggaggctcccccttgaattgagcttcctccaagagccttaaccaccttcttcttccccttagggcattgacttcggtaatgccccttttgattgcacaagaagcacacaatgtactccttgctcttctttgttccggggatggtctccttgggcttctccttgctcttttgtgccacttggcccttcttcttgaccaatttagggcatttacttttgtaacgccctttttccctacattcaaagcatataatatggtttttattattaattgaaattgttatacctttgcttgtaggggtgacatcttctccttttgatccggaggtagaagcttcctcttgatccgaagatgatactcctccatttgattttgcttgacttgtggaggtggaagcttcatcatcctcttcttcttttgacccggatgtagaagcttctccttcttcttgatccggtgtcaccaaagattgctccccctcaatcctagaggtggaggcttcatcatcttgtacatggaacaaggagtatgctcccttcttgttcccttcattgcattccctcgaagatgaagcttcttcttgaacttcttcttcggaagttgagcatctctcaactttagagtcctcctcttgatcttgctccaatgagtcaccctctttggattcctcttgattcggtacagtggaggggatctcatgaattgatgccaacttgctccaaagctccttggcatccttgaattctccaactttagccaaaatattgcttggcaataagttgactaaaagcttggtcactttatcgtttgccttgctcctttgaacttgctcttgactccatttgcttttcttgagaggcttgcccttggagtttgttggagcttcaaatccttccatgagagcaaaccattgctctatctccatcatcaagaaattttcgattcttgatctccaagaatcgaagcttgtggatgtgtacggtggaaccacccttgtatcaaatccaagtccatcttggaattgcatcttgaagttgagccttttgatgaagtcttcgacttgtagaatttctttaacttcttcaccctctagctttgcttgttttgtttgccccttccgacgatgattccggtgaagagcggcctcgctctgatagcacttgttgggaccaaaaagtagctagagggggggggggggtgaatagctcttcgcatgctcgtcgtcggcgttgctcgtttcttcagagatatgcagcggaaatacaagaaacaaaagcatacaacgctaacaaatagattttacttggtatccacctcacaagaggtgactagtccaaggatccacacacgcacacaccctccactatgaataaccctcctttatggtaactaccaaaggcagagaagccctacaatctctctatacaagaagaaagcaaagggaaaacagatataagaaatatcttacaagataagcaatgaaaaccctaaccctagcttttcttcttgttgtgttctcgcctcttgacttggatgtctctccaagatccttcaagaactaacGATCTGAACCTTAAAGAGTTGCTGTGGAGATGCTGtaaggatcggagatgaatcggtgaagttctgctgaaggaaacgctcgcctgcagctaaatacgacgccaacggtcggatcccgatcgattggattgctcccaatcgatcagggaggctttggatcgatcaaccgatcgatccagagtgcctctgtgctctctggaatagcctggatcgatcggttgatcgatccagggtttatcgcgcataaacagcagctcccaatcgatccactgatcgattgggacctctggatcgatccacggattgatccaaaggggttctgttcgtgggaactcacccgatcgatcagctgatcgattgggcatgatccaatgatcggctgatcgatccagatctgctggatcaatccactgatcaatccagatctgctggatcaatccgctgatcaatccagatcctggtttttgcccaaaagcaagtccaaagccccctaaaccaacatccagtcaaccatgacttgttggtacataaaacctagcatccggtcacccttgaccagctaggactctctcaccaagtgtctggtcaatccctttgacccacttggacttttctccatcgtgccaagtatctggtcactcccttgacctacttggacttttcctcatcgtgccaagtatccggtcaatccctttgacctacttgaactttcaccATATGTCTGGtgaaccttgacccatctggatttccccgtgtctggcttcactcaccaggacttcccttctgcctagcttcactcactagaacttctcttctgcctggcttcactcaccaggtctttcacctagcttcacttactaggattttcacttctgcctggcttcactcaccaggtctttcacctagcttcactcactaggattttctatctacctagcttcactcactaggtctttcacctggcttcactcaccaggattttccttctgcgtaacatcccagttaggacttctcagtcaaatatctggtcaaccttgacctacttgactcttcttcaatcaacctgatcagaccctgatcagagggaaattgcaccaaacaatttccccaaatgaacaactgcacctgcacttgtccatatcatcgaagtcttgtattgtcaaacattgaaacccaaatcaagactcaagcttggtcaaccaggtcaactttggcctgagggatattacaccaacagaccgaacctccaagcaagcAGAGTAGATTTCCAACCAGCTGATAAGGTTCAACCGAAGTATTGGTCAACCAAACTtgtggttcagtcgaccgaacagtggattAGCTTCGGACTGAGTTGATCAGCTTAGATAAGCCAGTGAGGTcaactggttcggtcgaccaaacggtgggatcgatcgaccgaacgaggACTTATCCAAGCAGCAACACCTGGATTGGAAGCCGGGCCGATTCAAGCAGGATCAATCGGTCGAACAGTAGTCAGTTGACCGATAAGCGTCGAGTCAAAGACTAATCCCGAGATTAGTGGATCTATATCAGTTCTAGCTCGGCTATAAAGAATGGTCGACCAACAGCTTCAGAAGAACAGAAAAATGACATTCTAAGATCAAGAACGAACAACTGTTGCTCTCTTCTACGCTACTTCGACAATCGACGAATGACTTTTGTTTCTAGtgttgtcggtaactttattatattacTGTTGTTCTTCAAATTTGTAATCTTTgttcgaactattagtgatttaCCAACGAAAGTGATtaacgatcgcggaccttggagtaggagtcatcacaggctccgaaccaagtaaaaccaaaggtgttagctttgttttacttgttctttattccgctgcataattaTGTATTTTCTGAAACGAGTGAAAAAGACTCCTTCCTCTCTAGCAAGCATCGATCCTACATAATCGATTAAGATAGTTTTGGGAGGAAACAAAAGCTACGGTAAGCAATTAAGAAAGAAGGCTTAATCACTTATGACATTTCTCATGATCGAACAGAATGTTATTGAATCGATCTAACTAATCGATTCGACAAGGATTAATCGACTTAGGTAGTTGATTAAGCTGAAAAATTTAGCCGTTTTAAGCAGGTTGCAGAGGTGAAATCACTTAAGGGAAAAACTTAAGCAATTAAGGCACCAACGGTACCCCTAGAAAAGGGTTTGGTCGACACTGTTTTATCAGCGCTCTCGTCCATGATTTCACCACTCTTCAccgtcagttcttgaagcttcttggaggcaaatgttgctacacttccaaggttcaagaggtgtTTACAAGCTACAAgaaatcaagcaagaagaggttttccatttgtattcttgtatttacttcttttatgtattgtattcttgttgagagcttgtacgagatttctccaccttcggagtgtttccgagaatgagtgttttgaCAGTAGATGTGCGAGAGATggtcagatccttggattagttacctcgtTTGAGGTGGATAACAAGTAAATTCATTTTGTTAGTATTGGAGGAACTTGCTTCAAGTATTCCGCTACAAATCATCATCATTCGAAGCGAGTGAGCTACTTACCCCTAGCTCCGAAGTGTCCCAACATGAGGGAGGGAGCCGAAGCGTTAAGTTAGGGTTTTTGGCGACGAATTATAATTCGTTGTCAATTTGACAATGAATTCTATATTCGTCATCAATTTGGCGACAAAATTCATATTCATTGCTAAATTTGCGACGAAATTCATATTCGTCAACAAATTTGAAATCCCGCTTGATGTTCAAATTTGACAAAAATCTTTAAATTTGATGATGAAATTCATATTCATCGCTAAATTTGAAATCTCATCTTTAAATTTGATGAAAATCTTTAAATTTGACTACAAATCCAGAATTCATCATCCATTTGACGACGAATTAAATATTCATCATAAATTTGTGATGAATTTATTGACAAATTTATTCTTAGCAACAATTTTTTCAACAAAATTTTTTGTTACTAATTTAGagataaaattttttatcataaaatttattattaatttataatattttttatattaaaattcattgttaaattagtatttttttaGTGCTCGtattaattttctaattaatcGAATGAAATTTATAATCAATCACTTCGATCAATTATTTTGATTCAGCTGAAATTTTGCTCACCTGGGCGGTTAGAGTTGTCAGACGGATCAATTTGTGACGGGGCGGGGCAGTTCGTGAtgggctaaccatttggcggggcagGGCGGACTAACCCACCAATATGGCaagttgggaaatttccaactcaACCCATTTTAAGGCGGGTTACGGGTTTGGCGGgtcaacccgcgggcccatcaatttttttttaaaaaaataaaaaatatttcatatcttcgacattttatttcaaaaaagttttctacaattaaatatatacataaacatgtattttaaatataaatgaatacaaatgagtacttatgttggatgaaaagtactatttttatttcaaaattagaacaaagaaagataataaattggcctaaaacttagcttacatgtatttttcaacccgcgggccaacccaagctcgAGCGGGCAGACCcgtgcgggtcgcgggcctaggcgggccggcccacggcggacttgagttgataaaatttcaacccgaTCTGCTTAAATTATTTGATAAGGTGGACCAACTCGACGGGTCCAACCTAAATTGACGGCTCTATTGACGGCTGACCGTGACAAATTTATATAACACTATTTTTCTTacccttttctttattttaggaattattattttaaattaaagaatGCGGTCCCGATTTCCGTGCAATCAATCTTTCGTCACGAGCAGttagtaaataataaaaaaataactcgttgtaaattaattataatttattaagtctttttttgttattattaaaTAACAATAAGATAGCGTGCCACattcattattattatatcaAGTATTGCAccttttatatattatttaaatacaAATAACTCAGTTAGTTTACAATAacaaattcataaaaataataattcctaTTTTTCTCTTTTTACCAAAAGGTTTACTTAACAAAAGAGCATTAGTTTTAAAACTATTAAAAAGAGCATATTATTTCCTTTCTATTAAAAAGAGCATTAGTTTTAGATCTTATTATTATGTAGGTTGCATCTGATATAAAAACTAGTATGAATTTAGGGGATAGAAAGACAATAatattatttcttgtactcttatttataattttaaaattagagtgTTTTTTCAGTAAATAAAAAAACGAGGCCGCTGGTAAGAAACCGATTCTCGTATCTTACGTGCTCTATCTTACTTAACAAGCCAACAAGGACAGCGGGCGTCGGCATTGACGAGTAAACGGCGCATAGGAAAACACTTGAACGACCATTGGAGAAGAGGTAGTTGGTATAACGTGCGGAAACGGCGCTGCCACATCTCCCCTTCTCCAGAAGGAAATGCAAGTATGCAACGACCGTTCCTGCTCGTCCAAACGGCTTTCTTCAGCACTCGGTCGCTGTCTTCCTCCCCTCACTCCGCTTTATAAACCGATCGAGTGGCCATCTAGCTCCATGCTATCGACAAGGCAGATTGAACAACCATGTTTGAGCTTCTCCTACTCTTCATCCCCATTCTTCTCTcttgcttcttcctcttctattACAAGCCGACGCCTCGAGGCGGCGGCGCCAGACAGCTCCCTCCCGGACCCCGCGGGTGGCCGGTTCTCGGCAACTTGCCCCAGCTCGGCGCCAAGCCGCACCGCACCCTCCATGCTCTGTCCAAGATCTACGGTCCTCTGTTTCGCCTCCGCTTTGGCGTCAGCGAAGTCGTAGTGGCCGCATCCGCCGACGTCGCCTCGCAGTTCCTACGTGTGCATGACGCCAACTTCAGTGACCGCCCGCCCAACTCCGGCGCCGAGCACGTGGCCTATAACTACCAGGACCTCGTCTTCGCGCCCTACGGCCAGCGGTGGCGCTACCTCCGTAAGCTCTGTTCCGTCCACCTTTTTAGCGCTAAGGCTCTCGGCGACCTCCGGTGGGTTCGCGAGGGTGAGGTGGGGCTCCTGGTGCGCGCGCTCGTCCACGGAAGGACGGAGGTCAACGTTGGGAAGGCTGTGAACGTGTGCGCGACCAACGCGCTGGCGCGGGCCATGCTGGGGCGGCGGGTGTTCGAGGAGGAGGGCGCGGAGTCGGGCGAGTTCAAAGAGATGGTGGTGGAGCTGATGAGGCTAGCCGGGGAGTTCAACGTCGGTGACTTCGTGCCGTGGCTGAGGTGGCTCGACCCTCAGGGCGTGGTGGCACAGATGAAGCGGCTGCACCGCAGGTATGACGAGATGCTTGACGGGATCATGGTGGAGCACCGCCGTGGGGAGGTGGCCGCCGGCAGAGGAGAAGGAGAACGGAGGGACTTGTTGAGCGTTCTGATAGCTCTGAAGGAGAAAGGGGACGACGAAGGCGAGGGCGGCAAGCTTACCGACACCAACATCAAGGCCTTGCTACTGGTGCGGGTTAAATTTGTCTTCTATGTTATCAACATGAACGATCGATCACGAATattcaaccaaaaaaaaaaaatgaagaacgacttaattttgattttttgagCAGAATTTATTCACGGCCGGAACGGACACCTCGTCGAGCACGGTGGAGTGGGCGCTAGCGGAGCTGATCCGGCACCCGGCCTGGCTCCGGCGATTGCAGGCGGAGCTGGATGCGGCGGTGGGCAAAGCGCGGCTGGTGCAGGAGGCGGACCTGCCGAATCTTACCCTGCTGCAGGCGGTGGTGAAGGAGACGTTCCGGCTGCACCCGTCGACGCCGCTCTCTCTCCCGCGGGTGGCGGCGGAGGCGTGCGAGGTGGGGGGCTTCTGCGTGCCCAAGGGCGCGACGCTGCTGGTGAACGTGTGGGCCATCACTCACGATCCCGCGTCGTGGGGCCCTCTGGCGGCGGAGTTCCAACCGGACCGGTTCCTCCCCGGCGGCAAGCACGAGCGGGTCGACCTCAAGGGGAACGACTTCGAGCTGATCCCGTTCGGCGCCGGGCGGCGGATCTGCGCCGGCATGAGTCTGGGGATACGCATGGTGCAGCTGATGACGGCGACGTTGGTGCACGCCTTCGACTGGGCTCTGCCGGAGGGGCAGACGCCGGAGAAGCTGGACATGGAGGAGGCCTACGGGCTGACGCTGCAGCGGGCGGTGCCGTTGATGGCCCACCCAGTGCCCCGGCTCGTTGCCGAAGCCTACGACAGCATTACACCTAATTAAAACCTAACAAGGCTCTCAGTCAAGCTACAAGTAGTCTCTCTCACACGCAGAACGATCGGACACAAATCTTATGTGATAGGGAAGAAAGTCGATTCGGTCGTGTCAGGGTGTAAGTAATATGGGCTCGGTCTAAATTTGCTGAAAGGCAATATCTACATCAActctttttattttgattttcatcATACGACTCAGCCGGTCCTTCAAGGACTCTGTGGGTTGTCCCTGTGAGTGGCCGAGTCCTTTTAGAAACTCGACTCTAAGATCGTGGGATAACAAGAAGAACTCCGTCGGGTTATGCCGAGACATAAGATTAGATGactagagaaataaaatgatTCGGAGACATGTGGGGTCGTGCCGAGACCAAGATGACTCGGAAGATTTATAAGGACAATGATTCGGCGTCACGGAAGTGACTCGGACGATGCATATTAGGGGCAATGGCTCGaagacaaaatatatatatgttaatcATTTGGTCATAAATCAGCCTCCACTGTTTAGGATAGGTGCATCTTTATTTGGACAAGAGTTATGCCTCTTTATTTCCAAAACTGCTACATGATATATGGACACTTTTTCAAGAAAGGGTGCATAAGGGcatttttaataatgaaatctccAAATAAGAATTTAGGGAGCTTCCAAATCAATgtcacattaaaaaaaaaaatattctctttataataaaaaaaaatttcctataacttttttttatactttacTGATGTTATCTGAAAATTAAAGAAATGGAGTGCTGAGTAGATACTTGTGAGATTGATTAAACGAAGACTTTACATTGGAGCAGGGGCAACAAACGAGAGTGCAAATCCTTCATGCACACACTCGAGAGAGTAGACAAATGTCAGTGTCAAAAATCAGGGAAGGGGTCTCTGTcaaagaccctccgacgctcaaatcagtatAATGTCCGAGCGAAAAATTGAATAGTAGATGTGTTACAGAACGTATGCGTAGTAAAAATATGTTCCAATGTGTACCTTACCATTGGagaggaccccctttatataccacctctaatAATCTCCACAATCATAaggtgtcagagaatgtcgggtgtcagaagTTGTCGAGTAAGAGAATATGTATTGTGGAAGGCATATAGTCATTGTTCGAGGAATCTTCCGTTACTTGTGTGCACCCTTTTTGTAACTAACGTCATTAATGATGTGATTGAATGAATATGTTGTCATAAAGTGTTAGCTAATAGCAAATGTAGAATCACCTTTGAGGAAGGTTCTATTGAATGCCCAtataataatatgaaaatattctCTGACAAGCGGTTGTTATTCTCTGATAAGCTGTTGTGATTCTCTGATAATGTGGTCCCCCGAAGATATCCCGGTCGGATATTTAACTGACCGTGTATATATATAAAAGCAGTACTAAGTATGGTAGGACGTTCGACCTTTAAGACTGCTCGGATATATATTGTGTAATGTTGAAAATCTGATTATGAAGTAATAGGAAGTCAAGTCCCCTAGGTCCAGACGGTTCACAACACCGACCGGTCATATACATAGATACTTATTTCTGAAGAATGGGGAATTGAACCCTGAGAGGCCCGATTGGTACTTTCCATCCATCGTTCTTATACTAGGAGGCTTATCCCTAAAGTGATATATGAGCTCTATAAATCGGGTCAGATTTCTTCTGAAATTGCCTTGTATGTTTGCTCGGTAAAGATAAGGATACTGAGCCTTGTAACTCTAGTCAGTTGTATATTTGGTTGCCATATATAGGAGGATGTGAGAATGAATAATGAAGACCCATAAGTTTAACTGGTTGCCAGTTTAACCCATTGTATACTAGGCACCCAGAGCGGGACGCTAGGTCCCCGGGTCTTATTTGATATTATTCCTGACTCGCCTTGTGTTCGGTCGTGACTCTTAAACCTGGATAGATGATGGCTGGTTAGAAATATAGTAGGTGTCTTACTACATGCGGAAAGCGCTAGGCTCCTTTGGTCTGACCGACCTCTTGGCCAGTTGTCCTTGTACTGAGGACCTTAGCACTGGGCAAGGAACCAAGCCTTATTGCATTCTCCCATGTCTCAAGAATCTATTGTCCCTTGGTATACTTTTACTCATTCGAATTTTGATCATAGTGATCAAGAAGTCCTTTGTCTTTCATTTGAAATCCCTAGGAATCACCACATTCGCCTTCCAACGTCCCAGGATGACACTCATCGCCCTCCTCCGAGCTTTGCTA from Zingiber officinale cultivar Zhangliang chromosome 4A, Zo_v1.1, whole genome shotgun sequence includes the following:
- the LOC121970404 gene encoding flavonoid 3'-monooxygenase CYP75B137-like, with protein sequence MFELLLLFIPILLSCFFLFYYKPTPRGGGARQLPPGPRGWPVLGNLPQLGAKPHRTLHALSKIYGPLFRLRFGVSEVVVAASADVASQFLRVHDANFSDRPPNSGAEHVAYNYQDLVFAPYGQRWRYLRKLCSVHLFSAKALGDLRWVREGEVGLLVRALVHGRTEVNVGKAVNVCATNALARAMLGRRVFEEEGAESGEFKEMVVELMRLAGEFNVGDFVPWLRWLDPQGVVAQMKRLHRRYDEMLDGIMVEHRRGEVAAGRGEGERRDLLSVLIALKEKGDDEGEGGKLTDTNIKALLLNLFTAGTDTSSSTVEWALAELIRHPAWLRRLQAELDAAVGKARLVQEADLPNLTLLQAVVKETFRLHPSTPLSLPRVAAEACEVGGFCVPKGATLLVNVWAITHDPASWGPLAAEFQPDRFLPGGKHERVDLKGNDFELIPFGAGRRICAGMSLGIRMVQLMTATLVHAFDWALPEGQTPEKLDMEEAYGLTLQRAVPLMAHPVPRLVAEAYDSITPN